GAGGCTCTAAGGGGGGGAAGGCTTGTTTTAGATGCAGGCTTTGAGGATGTGGTGGTTGGAGAGAGTATAGCGGTTAACGGCGTATGCCTTACGGTGGTAAAGATTGACCGCAATATTTTGGAGTTTGACCTATCTGAAGAAACACTGAGCAGGAGCAACCTGAGGTTTTTAAAAAGAGGAGATTATGTAAACTTGGAGAGGGCTCTTAAACTATCTGACAGGCTCGGTGGACATATCCTGCAGGGACATGTGGACTTTACATCTCCCATAGTTAAACTGCAAAAAACTGGAGAACACTGGTCTTTAGTTGTTGAAATAAAACCCGGTTATGAAATGTATTTCGTAGAAAAGGGCTCTGTAGGTATAGACGGCATAAGTCTTACAATAAACAAAGTTGAGAGACGGTTTATATACATAAATGTGATACCGCATACCTATCAAAATACCAACCTAAGGTTTAGAAAAGTAGGAGATATGGTAAACGTGGAGGTAGACATAGTAGGCAAGTATGTGGTAAACTACCTTCAAAGGCTAAAGGGTGGTAATTTGCAAAACCTATTGGATAACCTACTATAATATAATTGCATGAGCGTAGTATGTAAACAAGCAATATACAACAGAGAGGGAAAGATAGCCTTTTACGAAGTTTTTCTTCAAGATAGAAGCACTGGTGCATACCCAAAGGACTTTGACCCACTCAAGGCTACAAGTATAGCTATAGACGTGCTCACTGAAATAGGACCTCAAAGGGTGGGAAATGGTAAGTTAGTTTTTGTAAACGTGCCAGCCATATTTCTTGAGGCTTCCATGTTTGACTTGCTATCACCTCAGTATGTTGGAATAGAACTCGTTGAAAACAAAAGACTTAGCAACACACTCTTTGAAGCTATTGACATTCTTATAAAGCGGGGCTTTAAATTCTGCATAGACGATTTTGGCTTTGAAAAAATAGACTACTTGCCACTTCTCAATAAATGTCACTTTGTTAAAATAGATATAAAAAACAATCCTTACAAAGAGGAAGAATTGAGAGAAGTGATAAGTATATTGAAAAGTTTGAAAAAAGGCATAATAGTTAAGAACATAGAAACTAAACAGGATTACGAAAAAGCTTATAAACTTGGGTTCGAATATTTTCAGGGAATTTATCTCTCAAGACCTGCATTGGTTAAGGATCCGAGGACTATATCCTTTCTTAAGTCTACTATACTACGCATATACGACGCTATAAAATCCAAAGATATTAAGAAGGTTATTGAGACGATAGAGAAGGATGTAGGTGTAACATACAAACTTCTAAAGCTTGCAAACTCGGTCTATTCCCAGAGAGCAAGGAAGTTTAGTAGTGTGGAAGATGCGGTTTTGCACTTTGGACTTGAAAATATTGCCAAGTTTACCATAGTGCTCGCTCTTTCCGATATGTTTGTAGAGGATAAGGAGAAAGAGCTCTGGAAAAAAGCCATTTTTAGAGCGAGCCTTGCTGAGAAAATTGCGGAACTAAACGCAAAAGAAATGAAGGATAAGGCTTACTTGATGGGTCTGTTTTCTCTCTCGGGGGAAATCTTAGGGCAAAAGCCAGAAGATATAGCAAGAGCTTTACTCCTTGACAGAGAAATAGTTGAAGCCTACGAAAACAGATTGAGCCCTCTTGGGTTTATTCTTTCTCTAATAGATCTTTTGGAAGATAACAAGGATGAAAAAACCATAGATAAGGTAGCAAAGATTTTGGGAACTTTACCAGAGAATATTAGGAAAATGTTAGAAGGAGCGCAGATTGAAGCCGAAAAGTTCGTTTCTTAGTCGGTTGCATAGCTGTGAAGCCCTGGGAAGAATAGATTTACCGCAAAGAAGCATATTAGCACCGTTATAAAGCCGAAAACAACCATCCAAGCGGTTCTTTTTCCTTTCCAGCCCAGCATCTGTCGTGCATGCAAATAGGCTCCAAAGAAGAGCCACACTATAAGCGACCATACCTCTTTGGGGTCCCAGCTCCAATATCCACCCCAGGCTTCGTTTGCCCACGCAGCACCCAATATTATGGAAGCGGTCCATATGGGAAAGACTATAACTATGGATTTGTAGGTAATTTCATCAAGTAAGTCCTTTGATGGTAGAGGTAGATTTGAAAACCTATCCTTTAGAAGATATAAAACAGCACCTCCAAAGCCTACTGTAAAACCTGCGTATCCTATAAACGCAGTGACCACGTGAAAGTAGAGCCAATAGCTCCTCAAGGCTGGCATAAGAGGAACTATCTCTTTTGAAGCGTAAAAAATGGCAAAAGCGGACAGACCAAAAACTACGGGAACTACAATGGCACCAAGTAGCCTTATACCATACTTTCTTTCAATAAACAGATATATAAAGCCTACCACAAAGCTCCAGAAGGTAAGGGCTTCAAAGAGGTTGCTCCATGGTGGATGAGGCACGCCAAGCTCATAGGTTTGAATGGTTCTTCTTACCATGCCTGCGAGGTTTAGAATAAGACCCAGAGAAAGGGTAAGTGTTGCTATATTTTGCACTAACCTGTCTCGTAGAAAGAAAGTGCTCACATAAACTATGGAGGACAAAGCATAGGCAAGCGTTGCGGACTTATACCAAAAGGTGTTGTCTAACTTGATGGTTCCAAGAAGCCCACCAAGTAACACTATGGAAAGCCACAACAGAAAACTACGAGATTTAGTCCTTTCTCCTTCAAAGGTTATTTCCCTCATAGCTATAAATATAGTCTATTACGCAGGTTTGACTTCCACTTTTATATCTACACTAACCTCTGGATGTAGTTTTAGGGTAATGGTATATATGCCTATTTCTTTTATTGGGTTTTTTAGCATAACCTTTTTCCTGTCAACATCAAAACCCTTCTCCTGTAATGCTTGGGCTATGTCCTGAGAAGTTACAGAGCCAAAGAGTTTTCCCCTTTCACCTACTTGCCTAACTATTTCCAGCACGAGACCACTTAACCTCTTTGCAAGTTCTTGAGCCTTTTCCTTTTCTCTCTGGAGTTTTCTTGCCCTTTGTGAGAGGATACTATTCACGTGTCTGAGGTTTTCTTCTGTAGCAGGAAGAGCTAAGCCTCTGGGTATAAGATAGTTTCTTGCAAAACCGTCCTTAACACTTATAACATCTCCAAAACTTCCATAACCTTCAAGGTCCTTTATAAGCACCACCTTCATGACTTACCTCCTTATATTACAAGATAAGGTAGTAGAGCAAGCTGTCTTGCCCTCTTTATCTCTCTTGCAAGCATTCTTTGATGTTTTGCACAAACACCTGTTTGCCTTCTACCTATTATCTTACCCCTTTCTGTCATAAACTTCCTAAGCTCTTCGTATTCCTTATAGCTTGGGTCCTTTTTAGCTTCACAAAAATAACAAACCTTCTTTGCGGTCCTCTTAATTACTTCCATTTTAAAACCTCCTTAAAAGGGTATTTCATCGTCTTCTGAAGTAAAGGGTTGCTTTTCTATGCCTTCCTCTGGTATATCTTCCTCTTTGATAGGAAGTTCCTCTACTGGCTCTTCTATTCTCGGTTTATTTATTATCCTTACACTTTCCGCCAATATCCTTATCTTACTTTGTGTCCTTCCGTCCCTATCTACCCATCTATCTTGAACTAACCTACCTTCTATCACTACAGTATAGCCTTTAGATACTCTATTTGAAAGGTTTTCTGCGAATTTACCGTATGCTTTTACCTCAAAAAAGTGGCTTTCTTCTCTCCACGTGTCATTTACCATGTATCTTCTGTTGTATGCTATAGGAAATTCCACTACTTGAGTTCCAGAGGGTAAATACCTTAGTATTGGGTCCCTAACCAGCCTTCCTATAATTATAACCCTATTGAGCAACCTTCTCTCCTTCTTTAGCCTTTACCTGTATGTTTAGCCAACGTATTATATCTTCGCTTATCTTGTAGTGGAAGTCAAGCTCGTTAGGGAGTTGTGGATTTTGAGACCTTACGTGGATTATGAAATATCTACCATGGTTAAAGCGCTGTATTGGGTATGCAAGCTGTTTTACACCCCAATCTGTTATGTTTAGGACCTCTCCACCTTTCCTTTGGATAAGTTCCTTTAATTCTTGAAGCCTTTTCTGAACTTCATCCTCCGTGAGAGTAGGCTTGAAAACCACAACGCTTTCGTACTCTCTTATGGTCTTATAATACCTTCTTGCCATCCTTACCTCCTGGGCTTTAATGGTCCCTGCTCTATGGCAGGAACGAGGTTATACTCTAAAATTATATCATAATGGACAGAAAAAAGGCAAGATTGGAAAAATTGCTTATGGAGGAGATAGCGAGCCTTATATTCAAAGAGCTAAAGGACCCAAGGCTTGCAGATGTGGTGATAACCTATGTGGAGCTTTCACAGGATATGAGAAAAGCAAAGGTTTACTTCACTACCCTTCAGGAAGGTAGGGAAAAGGAAGCGGAATCTGCTCTCAGACATGCAAGCACCTATATAAGGTCTCAACTTGCAAAGAGCCTTAAGCTTAAGAGAGTCCCAGAGCTTGAATTTCTTTTTGATAGAGAACTCAAAAGAATGGAAAGAATATGGCAGAAACTTTGACCGCCTATCTTCTCAAAGAGAGTTTATATAGTGTTAATCCACCTTCTGGAAAGCTACTGTATTTTACAAACCGAGACAATGAGGTAAAGTCCGAAGAACTCTTAAGAGCGGTTGAGGTAGACCCAAAGATACCCTATCCTTTTTTGAACCCTATTCAGACCCTTTTTTATAAGCTCTACAAGGGAGGTAACGCCCTTGTGTCTTCACCCACTTCCTCTGGCAAAAGCCTAATAGCTTATCTCTTTATGAAAAACTTTGAGGGAAGAGTGGTATACGTTGCACCCACAAAGGCATTGGTAAAGGAAAAAGCGGTTGAGTTTAGAACTTACTATGGCAAAAGTGTAGAAATGAGGACTGGTGATAGTGTATTGGAGAGTTATAAAGAGGTTAGGGCAAGGGTAGTTGTAAGCACCTATGAAAACCTCGCTTATGCTTTTAGGAATTTTGCAAGGTGGTTGCAGGAAGTGGAAGCGGTGGTAATAGATGAGGTCCATCAGATTAGTAAAAGGTGGGTGTTAGAAGAGATAATAACCGCATGCAAAAAAAGGGACTTAGCCATGCTGTGCCTTTCTGCAACTCTTCCGAGTTTAGAGGAGTTGTCTGAGTGGATAGATGCAAAACTTGTTATAAAGAGTGCTTGGCGACCTGTTCCATTGCACAGAGAAGTGCTGAACCTTACCCAGTTCAAACCCATAAGAAAAGAGCTGGAAGGTGAGGACCTTATAGCAGGGAGGCTTTTAACCGCTTTGTTTTCACTCAAACAGCGAGGAGAACAAGTTATACTCTTTGTTCCAAAAAAGAGTCTTGGCTGGAAAATGCTTGAATTGGCAAAGGAAGAAAAAATAGGCATAATGAACCAAACACTTCCCTTTGAAGTTGAAGAGGAAAGAGAGCCGGAGATAGCCTTTCATAATGCGGATATACCAAAAGAAGAAAGAGAACAGATAGAGAAGGCTTTTAGAGAGGGAAAACTTCAAACTCTTATAGCCACTCAAACCCTTGCCTATGGTGTAAACCTTCCTGCAGATAGAGTGATTATTCTTGCTAAGTTTTTTAGAAAACAGGGTAAGCTTAGGAGTATACCCGACAGCCTTGACATACTCCAGATGGAAGGAAGGGCAGGAAGACTTGGCATAAGAGAAGAGGGATACTCAAACCTTTTGGTGTATGGTGCAAGAGATAAGGACCTTCAAAGGGAGCTTGAGTGTGCTCTTGAAAAACCTTTTACTACCGCAATAATGGAAGAGGCTGAGGATACTGCCTTGAGCTTTTTCCTTTTGCTTGCTCACATGTATGAGGGTAAAAACTACGAAAACTATCTAAGAAACACTTACTCTTTCAAGAAGGTTAGCAAGGAGAGAATAGAGAGGATTGAAAAGTTTTTAAGAATCCATGGCTATTTGGAAGGGTATAACCTAAGTCAAAAGGGGCTATTTTGTGTAAAAACAGGCATACCACCTCTTAGCTTTGAAGAGTTTCTTAGAAGAAAAGGCTTAAACCTTGACCCAATAAGCACCATAAGACCCCTTTTGCATATGAAAAAGTTTGACGGGCTTTATAGCTTTCTTAAGTCATCAGAAAGCTTTTTAGAAGACTTGAAGATAGTAAGAGGCATGCTTTTGCCTTGCGGAGAGGAATGTTTTAAAGACAACACAGACCAACTTCTTTTCTATGTGGAAGGCTTGACTGTAAAGTATCCTAACATAAAAAACCCACCTGGTGAGTTTTCTTACCTTGGCACAGATGCTTTGCATCTTTTGAGAAACCTTATGGAGATAAACAGGCACAAGTTTTACAGGTTTTCAAGTATTGAATTGCTTCAGATAGCTCACGCTTTGAAGTATGGCATAAAGCCAGAGTATTCAAGTATTGCAGGCATAAAGGGAATAGGTCATATAAGGGCTAATATAATCAAGGAGGTTTTCAAGGAGCTTAACTTGGAACCACCACAGATAGGTATGCCAGTAGAAAACTTCTTGGAGATGGTTAAAAGGGAGGACTTTTGGGAGCTGTTGCTTGAGAAGTTAGCAAAATACAGGAAACTAAACCCAGATAGGGCTAAAGAAGAACTTCAAAGGATAAGGAAGACCTTTCAAAATAACCGTAGAGGCTATATGGTGGACGATAAGATAATACTTGCATACAACCTATTTTTGGAAGGTGCGGTAGCACTTAAAAAGACCAAGCGGGAGTTAATAGAAGCTATAAGATAGCAAAGCTATGGAGCTTGCAAAACCTATAATGGCTATACTATACAGGGAAGAAGAATTGTTGGAAGACTTCCTTTCAAACCTTAGAGTGGAGAGAGTTTCTCAGAGCTTTTATTTTGAAGGTTTGCAAAGATATTATGGCAAGGAGATGGGAGAGGGACTCTTAAAGAGATTTCTAAGCATCAAGGGTTTTATGAAAAAAGAGGAGCTTGTGGACTTTAAACTTTGGGCTATGAATATGGAGAGAAAATATGCTTTGGACTCTAAAAGAAGGCTCAACATAGACCCCGGTTATGTGGATGAAAGCCATCTTGTGCTTGCTTCTTCCAAAAGAAGAGGTGGCAGGCTTTATTTAGGAAAGGGAGTCTATGGAGAAATGGAATATCTCTTTGTATATGGTCACTTTAGACCACTGTATTGGACCTATGGAGACTACAGGGACAAAAGGGTTAAAGCCTTCTTTGAAAGCGTAAGGGAAGACTTTCTTAAGCAACTAAGCCTTGCAAGGCAGAGTAAGGAGCTTGTAGTCAATAGGTTCACCCAAGATAAGCTCTATGAGGAAATTAAGGTTTGGTGAATGGTCTGTAAAGTATAGGCTAAGACTTGAAGAACCAGACCTTTCCACAAAGGGCATTATCTCAAGTGCGGTGCTTTCCGCAGAATCTATCACTTTGACAGATTCACCCATAAACTCTTCTATAACAGGTTTAAGCAGTGGATAGTGAGTGCACGCAAGTATGAGAGTATCTATATCTTTGTCCTTTAGCTCTGTAAGGTAGTATTCCACTACCCTTTGGGCTATATCACCATTGAGGATTCCTTCT
Above is a window of Aquificaceae bacterium DNA encoding:
- a CDS encoding riboflavin synthase yields the protein MFTGLVERVGRVEALRGGRLVLDAGFEDVVVGESIAVNGVCLTVVKIDRNILEFDLSEETLSRSNLRFLKRGDYVNLERALKLSDRLGGHILQGHVDFTSPIVKLQKTGEHWSLVVEIKPGYEMYFVEKGSVGIDGISLTINKVERRFIYINVIPHTYQNTNLRFRKVGDMVNVEVDIVGKYVVNYLQRLKGGNLQNLLDNLL
- a CDS encoding HDOD domain-containing protein is translated as MSVVCKQAIYNREGKIAFYEVFLQDRSTGAYPKDFDPLKATSIAIDVLTEIGPQRVGNGKLVFVNVPAIFLEASMFDLLSPQYVGIELVENKRLSNTLFEAIDILIKRGFKFCIDDFGFEKIDYLPLLNKCHFVKIDIKNNPYKEEELREVISILKSLKKGIIVKNIETKQDYEKAYKLGFEYFQGIYLSRPALVKDPRTISFLKSTILRIYDAIKSKDIKKVIETIEKDVGVTYKLLKLANSVYSQRARKFSSVEDAVLHFGLENIAKFTIVLALSDMFVEDKEKELWKKAIFRASLAEKIAELNAKEMKDKAYLMGLFSLSGEILGQKPEDIARALLLDREIVEAYENRLSPLGFILSLIDLLEDNKDEKTIDKVAKILGTLPENIRKMLEGAQIEAEKFVS
- a CDS encoding cytochrome c biogenesis protein, which produces MREITFEGERTKSRSFLLWLSIVLLGGLLGTIKLDNTFWYKSATLAYALSSIVYVSTFFLRDRLVQNIATLTLSLGLILNLAGMVRRTIQTYELGVPHPPWSNLFEALTFWSFVVGFIYLFIERKYGIRLLGAIVVPVVFGLSAFAIFYASKEIVPLMPALRSYWLYFHVVTAFIGYAGFTVGFGGAVLYLLKDRFSNLPLPSKDLLDEITYKSIVIVFPIWTASIILGAAWANEAWGGYWSWDPKEVWSLIVWLFFGAYLHARQMLGWKGKRTAWMVVFGFITVLICFFAVNLFFPGLHSYATD
- the rplI gene encoding 50S ribosomal protein L9, which produces MKVVLIKDLEGYGSFGDVISVKDGFARNYLIPRGLALPATEENLRHVNSILSQRARKLQREKEKAQELAKRLSGLVLEIVRQVGERGKLFGSVTSQDIAQALQEKGFDVDRKKVMLKNPIKEIGIYTITLKLHPEVSVDIKVEVKPA
- the rpsR gene encoding 30S ribosomal protein S18, which codes for MEVIKRTAKKVCYFCEAKKDPSYKEYEELRKFMTERGKIIGRRQTGVCAKHQRMLAREIKRARQLALLPYLVI
- the ssb gene encoding single-stranded DNA-binding protein — protein: MLNRVIIIGRLVRDPILRYLPSGTQVVEFPIAYNRRYMVNDTWREESHFFEVKAYGKFAENLSNRVSKGYTVVIEGRLVQDRWVDRDGRTQSKIRILAESVRIINKPRIEEPVEELPIKEEDIPEEGIEKQPFTSEDDEIPF
- the rpsF gene encoding 30S ribosomal protein S6, translated to MARRYYKTIREYESVVVFKPTLTEDEVQKRLQELKELIQRKGGEVLNITDWGVKQLAYPIQRFNHGRYFIIHVRSQNPQLPNELDFHYKISEDIIRWLNIQVKAKEGEKVAQ
- the rbfA gene encoding 30S ribosome-binding factor RbfA gives rise to the protein MDRKKARLEKLLMEEIASLIFKELKDPRLADVVITYVELSQDMRKAKVYFTTLQEGREKEAESALRHASTYIRSQLAKSLKLKRVPELEFLFDRELKRMERIWQKL
- a CDS encoding DEAD/DEAH box helicase, which encodes MAETLTAYLLKESLYSVNPPSGKLLYFTNRDNEVKSEELLRAVEVDPKIPYPFLNPIQTLFYKLYKGGNALVSSPTSSGKSLIAYLFMKNFEGRVVYVAPTKALVKEKAVEFRTYYGKSVEMRTGDSVLESYKEVRARVVVSTYENLAYAFRNFARWLQEVEAVVIDEVHQISKRWVLEEIITACKKRDLAMLCLSATLPSLEELSEWIDAKLVIKSAWRPVPLHREVLNLTQFKPIRKELEGEDLIAGRLLTALFSLKQRGEQVILFVPKKSLGWKMLELAKEEKIGIMNQTLPFEVEEEREPEIAFHNADIPKEEREQIEKAFREGKLQTLIATQTLAYGVNLPADRVIILAKFFRKQGKLRSIPDSLDILQMEGRAGRLGIREEGYSNLLVYGARDKDLQRELECALEKPFTTAIMEEAEDTALSFFLLLAHMYEGKNYENYLRNTYSFKKVSKERIERIEKFLRIHGYLEGYNLSQKGLFCVKTGIPPLSFEEFLRRKGLNLDPISTIRPLLHMKKFDGLYSFLKSSESFLEDLKIVRGMLLPCGEECFKDNTDQLLFYVEGLTVKYPNIKNPPGEFSYLGTDALHLLRNLMEINRHKFYRFSSIELLQIAHALKYGIKPEYSSIAGIKGIGHIRANIIKEVFKELNLEPPQIGMPVENFLEMVKREDFWELLLEKLAKYRKLNPDRAKEELQRIRKTFQNNRRGYMVDDKIILAYNLFLEGAVALKKTKRELIEAIR
- a CDS encoding DUF4416 family protein is translated as MELAKPIMAILYREEELLEDFLSNLRVERVSQSFYFEGLQRYYGKEMGEGLLKRFLSIKGFMKKEELVDFKLWAMNMERKYALDSKRRLNIDPGYVDESHLVLASSKRRGGRLYLGKGVYGEMEYLFVYGHFRPLYWTYGDYRDKRVKAFFESVREDFLKQLSLARQSKELVVNRFTQDKLYEEIKVW